A single genomic interval of Acidobacteriota bacterium harbors:
- a CDS encoding NADH-quinone oxidoreductase subunit A, whose amino-acid sequence MHHEPTYTQYFAIFLFIAIALLFPVIALLVGQLLRPHRPDPAKLSPFECGMDPVGDARERYPVRYYVIALLFLIFDVETIFIFPWAVIYQGNSPAVTLFLLLEMAVFFAIVIIGYVYIWKKGALKWV is encoded by the coding sequence ATGCATCACGAGCCCACATATACCCAGTATTTCGCCATCTTCCTGTTCATCGCGATCGCACTGCTCTTCCCGGTGATCGCGCTGTTGGTCGGACAGCTGCTGCGTCCGCACCGGCCCGATCCCGCCAAGCTGTCTCCGTTTGAGTGCGGCATGGATCCGGTGGGCGACGCCCGAGAACGCTATCCGGTCCGCTATTACGTCATTGCCCTGCTGTTTCTGATTTTCGATGTCGAGACGATTTTCATCTTCCCCTGGGCGGTGATTTACCAGGGTAACAGTCCTGCGGTGACTCTGTTCCTGCTTCTCGAGATGGCAGTTTTCTTCGCCATCGTGATCATCGGGTATGTATACATCTGGAAGAAGGGCGCGTTGAAATGGGTTTAG
- a CDS encoding NADH-quinone oxidoreductase subunit B has protein sequence MGLEGKLSHSVITTTVDFFYNWARKSSIWPVTFGLACCAIEMMAAGASRWDLDRFGILYRPSPRQSDLMVVAGTVTLKMAPAVKRIYDQMPDPKWVIAMGACANVGGPFDTYSVLQGVDKLIPVDVYVPGCAPRPEALIYGLMKLQDKIGQMTIAR, from the coding sequence ATGGGTTTAGAAGGCAAACTCTCCCACAGCGTCATCACGACCACGGTTGATTTTTTCTATAACTGGGCCCGCAAGTCTTCGATCTGGCCGGTCACCTTCGGCCTGGCTTGCTGCGCCATCGAGATGATGGCCGCGGGGGCCTCGCGGTGGGATCTGGACCGCTTCGGCATCCTGTACCGGCCGTCACCCCGCCAATCCGACCTCATGGTGGTCGCCGGCACCGTCACGCTGAAGATGGCCCCGGCGGTCAAGCGCATCTATGACCAGATGCCGGATCCGAAGTGGGTGATCGCCATGGGCGCCTGCGCCAACGTCGGCGGTCCCTTTGACACGTATTCGGTCCTCCAGGGTGTGGACAAGCTGATCCCGGTGGATGTGTATGTCCCCGGATGTGCCCCGCGCCCGGAAGCCCTGATTTACGGCCTCATGAAGCTCCAGGACAAAATCGGCCAGATGACCATCGCCCGTTAA
- a CDS encoding NADH-quinone oxidoreductase subunit C has product MNDQEPSIQPKAAAGDVPPAGPRYEPLGQHPVADGINRRWPGGCTGAWSFLDQWFFDIAKDHVVEIGRWLRDEMRFDMCADVTAVHYPDRPKPFTVIYNLYAFADNRRILLRAELAADESVPSVAAVWPSAAWPEREVFDMFGIRFSGHPDLRRILLPEDWTGHPLRKDYDIRAQDPQWIARHLELRVPDAAPKEEAPHE; this is encoded by the coding sequence ATGAACGATCAAGAACCCTCCATTCAACCCAAGGCCGCTGCCGGCGACGTGCCGCCGGCGGGTCCCCGCTACGAGCCGCTCGGGCAGCACCCGGTTGCGGACGGGATCAATCGGCGCTGGCCGGGCGGGTGTACCGGCGCCTGGAGTTTTCTGGACCAGTGGTTCTTCGACATCGCCAAAGACCACGTGGTGGAAATCGGCCGGTGGCTGCGCGACGAGATGCGGTTCGACATGTGCGCCGACGTCACCGCCGTCCACTACCCCGACCGCCCCAAGCCCTTCACGGTGATTTACAACCTGTACGCATTCGCCGACAACCGGCGGATTCTGCTCCGCGCGGAGCTCGCCGCCGACGAGTCCGTTCCCAGCGTCGCCGCTGTGTGGCCCTCGGCCGCCTGGCCGGAACGGGAAGTGTTCGACATGTTTGGCATCCGCTTCAGCGGCCACCCGGACCTGCGGCGGATTCTCCTGCCCGAGGACTGGACCGGTCATCCACTGCGGAAGGACTATGACATCCGGGCGCAGGATCCGCAATGGATCGCCCGCCACCTGGAACTGCGTGTGCCCGATGCCGCGCCCAAGGAAGAGGCTCCCCATGAGTGA
- a CDS encoding NADH-quinone oxidoreductase subunit D: MLKEDVMVLNMGPQHPSTHGVLRVILKLDGEKIVDLDCDIGFLHRGIEKIAEHRSYTGAAPYMDRLDYIAAVSNNLAYIGAVEKLAGIQVPPKAQYVRVILTELTRIASHLLWLGTHAMDIGALTVFLYCFRERENVLNILEMTTGARLTTNAFRVGGLAADIPDGFVEKTRAFCDLIGGRIDEYEGLLSANRIWLSRTRGIGVITAGDAIAIGLSGPSLRGSGVQWDLRKAKPYEAYPKFDFDIPTGANGDTYDRYKVRLEEMRQSQRIIRQALDGIPEGDFRAKVPRVLKPPAGEVYHSIEAPKGELGFYLVSDGSANPYRVRIKGPSFFNLQAMRRLCVGHFVADVVAIIGTLDIVLGEIDR, encoded by the coding sequence ATCCTGAAAGAAGATGTGATGGTCCTGAACATGGGTCCCCAGCACCCGTCCACACACGGGGTGCTCCGGGTGATCCTGAAGCTGGACGGCGAAAAAATCGTAGACCTGGACTGCGACATCGGCTTCCTGCACCGGGGCATCGAGAAGATCGCCGAACACCGCTCCTACACCGGCGCCGCACCGTACATGGACCGGCTGGATTACATCGCCGCCGTATCCAACAACCTGGCTTACATCGGGGCCGTGGAAAAGCTCGCCGGCATCCAGGTGCCGCCCAAGGCGCAGTACGTCCGGGTCATCCTGACCGAACTGACCCGCATCGCCTCGCACCTGCTCTGGCTGGGGACCCACGCAATGGACATCGGCGCCCTCACCGTCTTCCTCTATTGTTTCCGCGAACGTGAAAATGTCCTGAACATCCTTGAGATGACCACCGGCGCCCGGCTGACCACCAACGCTTTCCGGGTCGGCGGGCTGGCCGCCGATATCCCCGATGGCTTCGTCGAGAAGACCCGCGCGTTCTGCGACCTGATCGGCGGCCGGATCGACGAGTATGAGGGCCTCCTGTCGGCCAACCGGATCTGGCTCTCCCGTACCCGGGGAATCGGCGTCATCACCGCCGGCGATGCCATCGCCATCGGCTTGTCGGGGCCGTCGCTGCGGGGTTCCGGGGTGCAATGGGACCTGCGCAAGGCCAAGCCCTACGAAGCCTACCCCAAGTTCGATTTCGACATCCCCACGGGCGCGAACGGCGACACCTACGACCGTTACAAGGTGCGCCTCGAGGAGATGCGCCAGTCGCAGCGGATCATCCGGCAGGCCCTCGACGGCATTCCCGAGGGGGACTTCCGCGCGAAGGTGCCGCGGGTCCTCAAGCCGCCCGCCGGCGAGGTGTACCACTCCATCGAGGCGCCCAAGGGCGAGCTGGGCTTCTATCTCGTCAGTGACGGTTCGGCGAACCCCTACCGTGTCCGCATCAAGGGGCCGTCGTTCTTCAACCTGCAGGCGATGCGCCGACTGTGCGTCGGCCACTTCGTCGCCGACGTGGTGGCCATCATCGGCACGCTGGACATCGTCCTCGGCGAAATCGACCGTTAA
- the nuoH gene encoding NADH-quinone oxidoreductase subunit NuoH: MLELFKPYTEELVKIVILLALVSLAIAYLTWLERKVIGHIQSRLGPMRVGWHGLLQPIADGIKFIIKEDIIPAKADRFGFILAPLLAFIPAFIVFALIPFDGPQAFTVGGRTYSGYVADVDIALLFVMAITSICVLGLIVGGWASNSKYPLLGALRSVAQLVSYEIPMGLSVMGVVLMAGSLSLVQIVQAQERLGWWFFLPQLVGFVIYFICGVAETNRNPFDLPEAEAELVGGYHTEYSGFRFALFFLAEYANMITISAVAATLFLGGWLMPFPSLLAPYLSWVPGIVWFSLKVFVFLFLYLWFRGTFPRYRFDQLMGIMWKILLPVAIANILVTAGVMLYLNR, encoded by the coding sequence ATGCTGGAACTGTTTAAGCCCTACACCGAAGAACTGGTCAAGATCGTCATCCTGCTGGCTCTGGTCTCGCTGGCCATCGCCTACCTGACCTGGCTGGAGCGAAAGGTCATCGGGCACATCCAGTCGCGACTCGGCCCCATGCGGGTCGGCTGGCACGGCCTGCTCCAACCCATCGCCGACGGGATCAAGTTCATCATCAAGGAAGACATCATCCCGGCCAAGGCCGACCGGTTCGGCTTCATCCTGGCGCCCCTGCTGGCCTTCATCCCGGCGTTCATCGTCTTCGCCCTGATCCCCTTCGACGGCCCGCAGGCTTTCACCGTCGGCGGCCGGACCTACAGCGGCTACGTGGCCGACGTCGACATCGCGCTGCTGTTCGTCATGGCCATCACCTCCATCTGCGTGCTGGGCCTGATCGTGGGCGGCTGGGCCTCGAACAGCAAATACCCGCTGCTCGGCGCGCTCCGGTCGGTGGCCCAGCTGGTCAGTTACGAGATCCCCATGGGTCTGTCCGTCATGGGCGTTGTGCTGATGGCCGGCTCCCTGAGCCTCGTGCAGATCGTACAGGCTCAGGAACGGCTCGGCTGGTGGTTCTTCCTGCCGCAGCTCGTGGGCTTCGTGATCTATTTCATCTGCGGCGTGGCCGAAACCAACCGCAACCCCTTCGACCTGCCCGAAGCCGAGGCCGAACTGGTGGGCGGGTACCACACCGAGTACAGCGGCTTCCGCTTCGCCCTCTTCTTCCTGGCCGAGTACGCCAACATGATCACCATCTCGGCGGTGGCCGCCACCCTGTTCCTGGGCGGCTGGCTGATGCCGTTCCCCTCGTTGCTCGCGCCCTACCTGTCCTGGGTGCCGGGCATCGTGTGGTTCTCGCTCAAAGTGTTCGTCTTCCTCTTCCTGTATCTGTGGTTCCGGGGCACGTTTCCCCGGTACCGCTTCGATCAGCTGATGGGGATCATGTGGAAGATCCTGCTGCCGGTCGCCATCGCCAACATCCTGGTCACCGCCGGGGTGATGCTGTATCTCAACCGATGA